A region of Paenimyroides aestuarii DNA encodes the following proteins:
- a CDS encoding DUF6427 family protein: MLANLFSKSKPIGYVVIGFMLLATYFLHLISDLKWLQSPTAIIEKSFLFVAVVLSVLLIQFITLKNYLAVNNLYSLFLYACFLILFPTFYDDSQLIIANLLVLLALRRIISLQTLNEPKLKIFDASLWIFMATLFESWTILYFLMIYLTIIWYVGQDYRNWIIPFIALLTVTILFYTYSLFYDINLVAFWTDKYDMSIDFSYFENVYQNIALAFLATISVLFTFYQVTNLKTIATNQITLYKNIVFCFVIGAAIYVISPEKSNGLLVFTFFPLSIIGGNFVASTKVYWVKEAVLATILGVSLLLFLLKL; the protein is encoded by the coding sequence ATGCTTGCAAATCTTTTTTCAAAAAGTAAACCAATTGGTTATGTAGTAATAGGTTTTATGCTTTTAGCTACTTATTTTCTACATTTAATAAGCGATTTGAAATGGTTGCAATCGCCCACAGCTATTATAGAAAAAAGCTTTTTGTTTGTAGCAGTAGTACTTTCGGTTTTGTTGATTCAATTCATCACTTTAAAAAACTATTTAGCGGTAAACAATTTATATTCATTGTTTTTGTATGCCTGCTTTTTAATTCTATTTCCCACCTTTTATGATGATTCCCAGTTAATCATTGCCAATTTATTGGTGTTGTTGGCCTTGCGCAGGATTATTTCGTTGCAAACATTAAATGAACCCAAATTAAAAATTTTCGATGCCAGCTTGTGGATTTTTATGGCAACTTTGTTTGAATCGTGGACTATTCTTTATTTCTTGATGATTTATCTAACCATTATTTGGTATGTGGGGCAAGATTACCGCAATTGGATTATTCCGTTCATCGCATTGCTTACTGTTACCATTCTTTTTTATACCTATAGTTTGTTTTACGATATCAATCTAGTAGCGTTTTGGACCGATAAATATGATATGAGTATCGATTTTAGCTATTTTGAAAATGTGTATCAAAATATTGCATTGGCTTTTTTGGCAACTATATCTGTATTGTTCACATTCTATCAGGTTACTAATTTAAAAACCATCGCAACTAACCAAATCACTCTTTATAAAAACATTGTGTTTTGCTTTGTTATCGGAGCTGCTATTTATGTGATATCGCCCGAAAAATCAAACGGTTTATTAGTGTTTACCTTTTTTCCATTATCAATCATCGGTGGAAACTTTGTGGCAAGTACAAAGGTTTATTGGGTGAAAGAAGCGGTTTTAGCTACAATTTTAGGTGTAAGTTTATTATTGTTTTTATTGAAATTATAG
- a CDS encoding DUF6341 family protein, producing the protein MWTSFFKGIEFLFVDVLFVPMDWFAKLELTNWWIANIINWIFIIICCVAFTYWLKQLRIFASNNEDEQDTTAHSFLK; encoded by the coding sequence ATGTGGACATCATTCTTTAAAGGTATTGAATTTTTATTCGTTGATGTGTTGTTTGTACCAATGGATTGGTTTGCAAAATTAGAATTAACCAACTGGTGGATTGCAAACATTATTAACTGGATTTTTATCATTATTTGTTGTGTGGCATTTACGTATTGGTTAAAACAATTACGCATTTTTGCTTCAAACAACGAAGATGAACAAGATACAACAGCACACTCGTTCTTAAAATAA
- a CDS encoding DUF11 domain-containing protein produces MKNNKNIGMKYLFKFILIVVILLGGASTMHLFAQTYTITASGNTVSFPVGTSLKIEVWGAGGRGGSNATGGGGGGGAYAASTVTVNQATAYYVNIGTGSTSTAAGGDSWFAPNNNVNNALVLAKGGNSATNSTGATGGSYSASLGQVRNNGGRGANATSDGGGGGSSAGATGLGVNATNQFGAVGPTGNDGIGGNGRASSDGAGSAATIGPGGGGGGARGNNAGGAGANGRVIITVLGPQSDITTTGSVEAWVAPENVTSIEVETWGGGGRGGSRTSGSNTGFGGGGGGGYSRSRLTVNPGTTYYVNVGAGSTTTAAGGDSWFSTTNVTGGSLVRAKGGNSVANNVTTGATGGASTGGTNPAIGDVRLAGGSGLNGGANTSGGNGGASPNGGTGGNGKQNNSSGNGTDGNPPGGGGGGAYRAASSSPTGGNGGDGKVTIHTFYNLSIAKTVTTTTPLVGTNVTFTITVVNNGSNTANGIVVTDAFPTGITYVSNSASATFNAGTLTWNVGTLNPAASASIDIVGTVNASGSYANTANLTANLANNGNSSSLITLFPQQPTADLQLTKEVNNTMPPISGQVTFTLTAYNAGPQNATNVKVQDILPFGFTYVSSSAGYDNNTGIWTIGTLNKGASQVLTLTASVNAFGNYYNQAVVSASEVDPNSTNNTSGVSVYPIYPIIEVVLPCATTTYNLNNITVATPPSGSQISWHTASPATASNKIATPSNVRAGERYFVAFYNSSSNCYGATSEVLIKRSCLITNPMIRQRTK; encoded by the coding sequence ATGAAAAATAATAAAAATATCGGTATGAAATACCTTTTTAAATTTATTCTAATAGTAGTTATATTGCTAGGAGGTGCTTCAACTATGCATCTTTTTGCGCAAACCTATACCATTACCGCTTCTGGAAACACGGTAAGTTTTCCTGTAGGTACATCTCTTAAAATAGAAGTTTGGGGAGCTGGCGGTCGTGGAGGTAGTAATGCAACCGGAGGCGGAGGCGGAGGTGGTGCGTATGCAGCAAGTACCGTAACAGTGAACCAAGCAACTGCTTATTACGTGAATATTGGAACAGGAAGTACCTCTACAGCCGCTGGAGGTGACTCGTGGTTTGCTCCAAATAATAATGTTAATAATGCTCTTGTATTAGCAAAAGGTGGAAACAGTGCTACCAATTCAACCGGTGCGACTGGCGGAAGTTATTCAGCAAGTTTAGGACAAGTAAGAAACAATGGAGGTCGAGGTGCTAATGCAACTTCCGATGGTGGAGGTGGAGGCTCTTCTGCTGGTGCAACAGGATTGGGAGTAAACGCTACCAACCAGTTTGGAGCAGTTGGACCTACAGGAAATGATGGTATTGGAGGAAACGGACGGGCTAGTTCAGACGGTGCGGGTTCAGCTGCCACCATAGGTCCAGGCGGAGGCGGAGGTGGTGCTCGTGGAAACAATGCAGGTGGTGCTGGTGCCAACGGAAGAGTAATTATCACCGTCTTAGGACCACAATCTGATATTACCACTACAGGTTCAGTTGAAGCATGGGTCGCACCAGAAAATGTAACCAGTATTGAAGTAGAAACATGGGGAGGCGGTGGTCGTGGGGGTAGTCGTACTTCTGGTAGTAATACTGGTTTCGGAGGCGGAGGCGGAGGCGGATATTCCCGCAGCCGATTAACGGTAAACCCTGGTACTACCTATTATGTAAATGTAGGCGCCGGAAGTACAACTACAGCAGCTGGTGGTGATTCATGGTTTTCCACTACAAATGTTACCGGAGGTTCTTTAGTACGTGCAAAAGGAGGTAACAGTGTGGCTAACAATGTAACAACGGGTGCTACTGGAGGAGCATCCACTGGAGGGACAAACCCTGCCATTGGAGATGTTAGACTTGCAGGGGGATCTGGTTTAAACGGAGGAGCTAATACAAGCGGTGGAAACGGGGGCGCATCTCCAAATGGGGGAACAGGAGGAAATGGAAAGCAGAACAATTCTTCAGGGAATGGAACAGACGGAAATCCTCCTGGCGGTGGCGGTGGCGGTGCTTATAGAGCAGCGAGTAGCAGTCCAACAGGAGGGAATGGTGGAGATGGAAAAGTTACCATTCACACATTTTATAATCTCTCTATAGCTAAAACAGTAACAACTACAACACCTTTGGTAGGTACAAATGTTACATTTACTATTACTGTTGTAAACAATGGAAGCAACACAGCTAATGGAATTGTGGTGACAGATGCTTTTCCTACAGGTATCACCTATGTTTCTAACTCTGCTTCGGCAACTTTTAATGCAGGTACATTAACTTGGAATGTGGGTACTTTAAATCCTGCGGCATCGGCAAGTATAGACATTGTGGGTACTGTGAATGCCTCAGGTAGCTATGCCAATACTGCGAATCTTACAGCGAATCTTGCAAATAATGGAAATAGCAGTAGTTTAATAACACTATTCCCACAGCAACCAACCGCCGATTTACAGCTTACAAAAGAGGTAAATAACACCATGCCACCTATAAGTGGGCAAGTAACGTTTACTTTAACAGCTTACAATGCAGGTCCGCAAAATGCAACAAATGTAAAAGTACAAGATATTTTGCCTTTCGGATTTACCTATGTGTCATCATCTGCTGGATATGATAACAATACAGGAATTTGGACTATTGGCACTTTGAATAAAGGTGCCTCACAAGTATTGACCTTAACAGCTTCGGTAAATGCATTTGGTAATTATTACAATCAAGCAGTGGTTTCAGCAAGCGAAGTAGATCCTAATTCAACCAATAATACTTCGGGCGTATCGGTATATCCTATTTATCCCATTATAGAAGTAGTGCTTCCTTGCGCCACAACAACGTATAATTTGAATAATATAACAGTTGCTACACCTCCTTCGGGCTCGCAAATTAGTTGGCACACAGCAAGTCCGGCAACTGCCAGTAATAAAATAGCTACGCCATCTAATGTACGTGCTGGCGAAAGGTATTTCGTAGCGTTTTATAATAGCTCAAGTAATTGTTATGGAGCAACTTCCGAAGTTCTTATTAAAAGGTCGTGTCTTATTACCAACCCAATGATTCGTCAACGAACAAAATAA